In one Candidatus Planktophila vernalis genomic region, the following are encoded:
- the mdh gene encoding malate dehydrogenase, protein MGGKVTVVGAGFYGSTTALRLAEYNIFDTVVLTDILEGKPEGLALDMNQSRSIEGFETKIIGATTSPDGAGYEATANSDVVVITAGLPRKPGMSRMDLIGVNAGIVRGVAENIAKHSPNAVIIVVSNPLDEMTALAQLATKFSKNRVMGQAGMLDTARFTNFVAEKLGVKVGSVKTLTLGSHGDTMVPVPSRCTVDGKALSDLLSQVEIDELVDRTRNGGAEVVALLKTGSAYYAPSAAAARMAKAVIEDSGAVMPVCAWVDGEYGISGVYLGVEAEIGRSGIKKVVESKLTDSEVEALKAAAEAVRAKQADVQTL, encoded by the coding sequence ATGGGCGGAAAAGTCACAGTAGTCGGTGCAGGTTTTTATGGTTCAACAACTGCGCTTCGTTTAGCCGAGTACAACATCTTCGACACCGTCGTTTTAACTGACATTCTTGAAGGTAAGCCTGAAGGTCTAGCCCTTGATATGAACCAGTCTCGTTCAATTGAAGGTTTTGAGACAAAAATTATTGGCGCAACAACATCACCTGACGGTGCTGGTTATGAAGCAACAGCTAACTCTGATGTAGTTGTCATTACTGCAGGACTTCCACGCAAGCCCGGCATGAGCCGTATGGATCTCATCGGTGTTAACGCGGGAATCGTTCGCGGAGTGGCCGAAAACATTGCTAAGCATTCTCCTAATGCAGTAATCATTGTGGTTTCAAATCCACTCGATGAAATGACTGCCCTTGCTCAGCTTGCAACTAAGTTTTCAAAGAATCGCGTTATGGGCCAAGCAGGAATGCTCGATACTGCCCGCTTTACTAACTTTGTTGCCGAAAAGCTGGGCGTTAAAGTTGGTTCAGTTAAGACTCTCACTCTAGGTTCACACGGTGACACGATGGTTCCAGTTCCAAGTCGTTGCACAGTAGATGGCAAGGCCCTAAGTGATTTGCTATCACAAGTTGAAATTGATGAATTAGTTGATCGCACACGCAATGGTGGCGCTGAAGTTGTTGCACTTCTTAAGACAGGATCTGCCTACTACGCACCATCTGCAGCAGCTGCCAGAATGGCAAAAGCTGTTATTGAAGATTCTGGTGCGGTAATGCCAGTGTGTGCATGGGTTGATGGCGAATATGGAATTTCTGGTGTCTATCTAGGCGTTGAAGCAGAGATTGGCCGTAGTGGAATCAAGAAAGTTGTTGAAAGTAAGTTGACCGATTCTGAAGTTGAAGCCCTCAAGGCAGCAGCTGAAGCGGTTCGTGCAAAACAAGCAGACGTACAAACACTCTAA
- a CDS encoding ABC transporter ATP-binding protein, with product MASVVFEAASRIYPGTTAPAVDKLNLTVNDGEFLVLVGPSGCGKSTSLRMLAGLEEVDNGRILIGDRDVTNVAPKDRDIAMVFQSYALYPHMTVAENMGFALKIAGTPKEERERRVLEAAKLLDLEPYLERKPKALSGGQRQRVAMGRAIVREPQVFLMDEPLSNLDAKLRVATRTQIAALQRRLGITTVYVTHDQVEAMTMGDRVAVLKDGLLQQVDTPRNLYDNPANAFVAGFIGSPAMNLLNAPIVGGKAMLGNLGLAVPASAGNEVTVGVRPEGFTPSTEGFHVLVEVVEELGSDAFVYGKPADTNVKFANATDEGAQIIVRWDPKNPPKAGQTITVTANPSAVHLFNSTTGERI from the coding sequence ATGGCATCAGTAGTTTTCGAAGCCGCATCACGTATCTATCCAGGAACAACTGCACCTGCAGTCGATAAATTAAATCTCACTGTCAATGACGGTGAGTTTTTGGTTTTAGTTGGCCCATCAGGTTGCGGTAAGTCAACATCACTTCGTATGTTGGCAGGACTTGAAGAAGTCGATAACGGAAGAATCTTGATCGGCGATCGCGACGTTACAAACGTTGCACCAAAAGATCGCGATATCGCGATGGTATTCCAGTCATATGCGTTGTACCCACACATGACAGTTGCAGAAAATATGGGCTTCGCACTAAAGATCGCTGGAACTCCAAAAGAAGAACGTGAACGCCGCGTTCTTGAAGCAGCTAAGTTGCTAGACCTTGAACCATACCTAGAGCGCAAGCCAAAAGCTCTTTCAGGTGGACAGCGTCAGCGCGTTGCTATGGGTCGCGCAATTGTTCGCGAACCTCAGGTTTTCCTTATGGATGAACCTCTATCAAACCTTGATGCGAAGTTGCGCGTTGCAACTCGTACACAGATCGCTGCATTGCAGCGTCGCTTAGGAATCACAACTGTTTATGTAACACACGACCAGGTTGAAGCTATGACTATGGGTGATCGTGTTGCAGTTCTTAAGGATGGCTTGCTCCAGCAAGTAGACACACCTCGTAATCTCTATGACAACCCAGCAAATGCTTTCGTTGCAGGCTTTATTGGTTCTCCTGCCATGAACTTGCTCAACGCTCCAATCGTGGGCGGCAAGGCAATGCTTGGAAATCTTGGACTTGCAGTTCCAGCCTCTGCTGGAAATGAAGTAACTGTTGGTGTTCGCCCAGAAGGCTTCACACCATCAACTGAGGGATTCCATGTTTTGGTTGAAGTAGTTGAAGAACTAGGTTCAGATGCTTTCGTTTATGGAAAGCCAGCTGATACAAATGTTAAGTTCGCTAATGCAACAGATGAAGGCGCACAGATCATTGTTCGCTGGGATCCAAAGAATCCTCCAAAGGCAGGTCAAACAATCACTGTTACTGCAAATCCAAGTGCAGTTCACTTGTTTAACTCAACAACTGGAGAGCGTATTTAA
- the sucD gene encoding succinate--CoA ligase subunit alpha: MSIFLNENTKVIVQGMTGSEGTKHTRRMLASGTKIVGGVTPGKGGQVVDIDGHQLPVFNTVAEAMSATGANASVVFVPPKFAKAAVIDAIDAAMPLVVVITEGIPVHDSASFYAYSLTKGTTRIVGPNCPGLISPGKSNIGIIPADITGAGPIGLVSKSGTLTYQMMYELRDIGFSTAVGIGGDPVIGTTHIDCLRAFQDDPDTKAIVMIGEIGGDAEERAAAFIAEYVTKPVVGYVAGFTAPEGKTMGHAGAIVSGSSGTAQGKKDALEAAGVKVGQTPSETARLLRAILGR; this comes from the coding sequence ATGTCTATCTTCTTAAATGAGAACACCAAGGTAATTGTCCAGGGAATGACTGGTTCTGAAGGAACCAAGCACACCCGTCGTATGTTGGCCTCTGGCACAAAGATTGTTGGTGGAGTTACACCTGGCAAAGGTGGACAGGTAGTCGATATTGATGGCCACCAACTTCCAGTCTTTAATACCGTTGCCGAAGCAATGAGTGCAACTGGTGCTAATGCATCAGTAGTTTTCGTTCCACCTAAGTTTGCTAAAGCTGCAGTCATTGATGCCATTGATGCTGCTATGCCTTTAGTAGTTGTGATTACTGAAGGAATTCCAGTTCATGACTCTGCAAGTTTCTATGCCTATTCACTAACTAAGGGCACAACTCGTATTGTTGGTCCTAACTGCCCAGGTTTGATTAGCCCAGGAAAATCCAACATTGGAATTATTCCGGCAGATATCACTGGTGCTGGACCGATTGGTTTGGTTTCTAAATCAGGAACTCTTACTTACCAAATGATGTATGAGCTTCGAGATATCGGTTTTAGTACAGCAGTAGGTATTGGTGGAGATCCAGTTATTGGAACTACACATATTGATTGCCTTCGTGCATTCCAAGATGACCCTGATACCAAAGCAATTGTGATGATTGGTGAAATTGGTGGCGATGCAGAAGAGCGCGCAGCTGCATTTATCGCCGAGTATGTGACTAAGCCAGTAGTTGGTTATGTTGCAGGCTTTACAGCACCTGAAGGAAAGACAATGGGTCATGCTGGTGCCATTGTTTCTGGTTCTTCAGGAACTGCTCAAGGAAAGAAAGATGCTCTTGAAGCAGCTGGTGTGAAAGTTGGTCAAACTCCAAGTGAAACCGCGCGTTTATTGCGCGCGATCCTAGGCCGCTAA
- the purH gene encoding bifunctional phosphoribosylaminoimidazolecarboxamide formyltransferase/IMP cyclohydrolase, whose amino-acid sequence MSDRKSIRRALVSVYDKERLLEIGNALSGAGVEILSTGSTAKTLQAAGITVTEVSAYTGFPEIMGGRVKTLHPRVHSGILADQNNPEHLAAIKDLDIEPFDLVIINLYPFAATIASGADFAECIEQIDIGGPSMLRGAAKNHGSVAVICRPTQYDQLLSAIKAGGFTQSERKELALEVFRTTAEYDLTIANWLGQSDELPEWFGRIWHRENVLRYGENPHQSAAIYSGGPVGIVNAVQLHGKEMSFNNYTDAESAWRAVLDHRDPAVAIMKHANPCGIAVCALGVAVAYQHAHDCDPVSAYGGVVAANRKVDLAMATPLSDIFTEVLIAPDYDEDALELLMKKPSIRILKCAVPEIAPLELRPVLGGVLLQETDLIDAPGDSPSNWKQVSGGPVDEQTMKDLEFAWRSVRSVKSNAILLAKMTSSVGIGMGQVNRVDSAKLAVDRAGERVKGSVAASDAFFPFADGLQILIDAGVVAIVQPGGSVRDEEVIAAAKKAGIAMFFTGVRHFSHA is encoded by the coding sequence ATGTCTGATCGCAAATCTATTCGTAGAGCACTGGTAAGTGTCTATGACAAAGAGCGCTTGCTTGAAATAGGAAATGCTCTCAGTGGTGCTGGGGTTGAAATTCTTTCAACTGGATCAACTGCAAAAACATTACAAGCTGCCGGTATTACAGTGACAGAAGTAAGTGCATACACGGGTTTTCCAGAGATTATGGGTGGGCGAGTAAAGACCCTGCATCCACGCGTGCACTCAGGAATTTTGGCGGATCAAAATAACCCAGAGCATTTAGCGGCAATTAAAGATTTAGATATCGAACCTTTTGATTTAGTAATTATCAATCTTTATCCATTCGCTGCCACCATCGCATCAGGGGCAGACTTTGCAGAATGCATAGAACAAATTGATATTGGTGGTCCCTCCATGCTGCGAGGGGCTGCTAAAAACCATGGTTCTGTTGCTGTTATTTGCAGGCCTACACAATATGACCAGTTGCTCTCTGCAATTAAAGCCGGGGGATTCACACAATCAGAGCGTAAAGAGTTAGCACTAGAGGTTTTTAGAACTACAGCTGAATACGATTTAACGATTGCCAATTGGCTGGGTCAAAGCGATGAACTGCCCGAATGGTTTGGACGGATTTGGCATCGTGAGAATGTTTTGCGTTATGGGGAGAATCCTCATCAAAGCGCAGCGATTTATTCAGGTGGCCCTGTTGGAATTGTGAATGCAGTTCAACTACATGGAAAAGAGATGTCATTTAACAACTACACCGATGCAGAATCTGCATGGAGGGCCGTTCTCGATCATCGCGACCCAGCAGTTGCAATTATGAAACATGCAAACCCTTGTGGGATTGCAGTGTGTGCACTTGGAGTTGCAGTTGCTTACCAGCATGCCCATGATTGTGATCCAGTTTCTGCCTATGGTGGGGTAGTAGCTGCGAATCGTAAAGTGGATCTTGCAATGGCAACACCACTTTCAGATATTTTCACCGAAGTATTAATTGCTCCTGATTATGATGAAGATGCATTAGAGCTTCTCATGAAAAAGCCTTCAATTCGAATTCTAAAGTGTGCAGTTCCTGAAATTGCTCCACTTGAACTGCGCCCTGTATTAGGGGGAGTTCTTCTTCAAGAGACTGATTTGATTGATGCACCAGGAGATTCACCAAGTAATTGGAAGCAAGTTAGTGGTGGACCAGTTGATGAACAAACTATGAAAGATCTCGAGTTTGCATGGCGAAGTGTGAGAAGTGTTAAAAGCAATGCGATTTTGTTAGCAAAAATGACTTCTTCAGTTGGAATTGGTATGGGTCAAGTAAACCGGGTTGATTCTGCGAAATTAGCTGTTGATAGAGCAGGCGAGCGAGTAAAAGGCTCTGTTGCTGCAAGTGATGCTTTCTTCCCATTTGCTGATGGGTTACAGATCTTGATCGATGCTGGAGTGGTTGCAATAGTGCAACCAGGTGGAAGCGTGCGTGATGAAGAGGTGATTGCAGCAGCAAAAAAGGCTGGTATTGCGATGTTCTTCACAGGCGTACGGCATTTCTCTCACGCCTAA
- the sucC gene encoding ADP-forming succinate--CoA ligase subunit beta, whose translation MDLFEYQARDLFEKHGVPVLAAAIATTADEAQVVATKIGGKVVVKAQVKVGGRGKAGGVKLAENPADAREKAGAILGMDIKGHIVRTVMIAAAAPIESEYYLAILLDRSNRTFLVMASVSGGMDIEEVAHTAPEKLAKIPVSAVDGISAAKAKEIISAANFPADVADQVASVLVKLWEVFQSEDATLVEVNPLVKTKDGKVIALDGKVTLDDNADFRQPDHEALIDQAAENPLEAAAKEKGLNYVKLEGEVGIIGNGAGLVMSTLDVVAYAGEKHGGVRPANFLDIGGGASAQVMADGLSIILGDKDVKSVFVNVFGGITACDAVATGIVQALELLGSKATKPIVVRLDGNNVMEGRAILNKAAHPLVQQLDTMDGAADRAAELAAK comes from the coding sequence GTGGATCTCTTTGAATATCAAGCTCGCGATCTCTTTGAAAAACATGGCGTACCTGTCTTGGCAGCTGCAATTGCAACTACTGCCGATGAGGCACAGGTTGTGGCAACAAAGATTGGTGGCAAAGTAGTTGTTAAGGCTCAAGTAAAAGTTGGTGGCCGAGGAAAAGCAGGCGGAGTAAAGCTTGCAGAAAATCCAGCAGATGCTCGTGAAAAAGCCGGTGCAATTCTTGGAATGGATATCAAGGGTCACATCGTTCGCACAGTAATGATTGCTGCAGCTGCACCGATTGAATCTGAATACTACTTAGCAATTTTGCTAGATCGCTCTAACCGCACATTTCTTGTTATGGCATCAGTATCTGGCGGAATGGATATTGAAGAAGTAGCTCACACTGCTCCTGAAAAGCTTGCAAAGATTCCAGTATCTGCAGTTGATGGAATTAGCGCAGCTAAGGCTAAAGAGATTATTAGTGCAGCTAATTTCCCAGCAGATGTTGCTGATCAAGTTGCCAGCGTCCTTGTGAAATTGTGGGAAGTCTTCCAGTCAGAAGATGCAACTTTGGTTGAAGTTAACCCACTGGTTAAAACTAAAGATGGCAAAGTTATTGCACTCGATGGCAAAGTAACTCTTGATGACAATGCAGATTTTCGTCAACCAGATCATGAAGCACTCATAGATCAAGCTGCTGAGAATCCACTAGAAGCTGCAGCTAAGGAAAAGGGTCTTAACTACGTCAAACTAGAAGGCGAAGTCGGAATTATTGGTAATGGTGCTGGTCTAGTAATGAGCACATTAGATGTTGTTGCTTATGCTGGAGAAAAGCATGGTGGAGTCCGCCCTGCGAACTTCCTCGATATTGGTGGAGGCGCATCGGCTCAAGTGATGGCCGACGGTCTTTCAATTATTTTGGGTGATAAAGATGTGAAGAGCGTTTTTGTTAACGTATTCGGTGGAATCACTGCATGCGATGCCGTGGCAACAGGAATCGTTCAAGCCCTTGAATTACTTGGCTCAAAGGCAACTAAACCAATCGTTGTTCGCCTTGATGGCAATAACGTTATGGAAGGCCGAGCAATTTTGAATAAAGCAGCACACCCATTGGTGCAGCAGCTAGACACAATGGATGGCGCAGCTGATCGTGCTGCAGAATTGGCGGCAAAGTAA
- a CDS encoding NADP-dependent isocitrate dehydrogenase, translated as MAKIKVEGTVVELDGDEMTRIIWQFIKDSLILPYLDVNLEYYDLGMENRDATDDQVTIDSAHAIQKHGVGIKCATITPDEARVEEFGLKKMWKSPNGTVRNILGGVIFREPIIISNVPRLVPHWTKPIVIGRHAFGDQYRATDFKVPGPGKLTMSFVPEDGSAPIEHTVYDFKSSGVAMGMYNLDESIRDFARASLNYGLIRKYPVYLSTKNTILKAYDGRFKDIFEEIYQAEFKSAFDAAGIWYEHRLIDDMVAMSLRMEGGYVWACKNYDGDVQSDTVAQGYGSLGLMTSVLMTPDGKVVESEAAHGTVTRHYRDHQKGKATSTNPIASIFAWTRGLAHRAKLDNNADLAKFCDTLERVCIETVEQGKMTKDLSLLISNDAPYQTTQEFLNSIDENLKKAMA; from the coding sequence ATGGCCAAGATCAAAGTTGAAGGCACTGTTGTTGAACTAGATGGCGACGAGATGACTCGCATCATCTGGCAGTTCATCAAAGACTCATTAATCCTTCCTTATTTGGACGTCAATCTTGAGTACTACGACCTTGGTATGGAAAACCGTGATGCCACAGATGATCAAGTAACTATTGATTCAGCTCATGCAATTCAAAAGCATGGCGTTGGCATTAAGTGCGCAACTATTACTCCTGATGAGGCCCGCGTTGAAGAGTTTGGTCTTAAGAAGATGTGGAAGTCTCCTAATGGAACTGTCCGTAACATCTTGGGCGGTGTAATTTTCCGTGAGCCAATCATTATTAGCAATGTTCCACGTTTAGTTCCACACTGGACTAAGCCAATTGTTATTGGTCGCCACGCATTTGGTGATCAGTACCGTGCAACAGATTTCAAGGTTCCAGGTCCAGGCAAGCTCACAATGTCATTTGTTCCAGAAGATGGATCTGCGCCAATCGAGCACACTGTCTATGACTTCAAGTCATCAGGTGTTGCCATGGGTATGTATAACTTGGATGAATCAATCCGTGATTTTGCTCGTGCATCTTTGAACTACGGACTAATCCGTAAGTATCCAGTTTATCTCTCAACAAAGAACACAATTTTGAAGGCCTACGACGGTCGATTCAAAGATATCTTTGAAGAGATTTACCAAGCAGAGTTCAAGAGCGCATTTGATGCTGCAGGCATTTGGTATGAGCACCGTCTCATCGATGACATGGTTGCCATGTCACTTCGTATGGAAGGTGGCTATGTCTGGGCATGTAAGAACTATGACGGCGACGTTCAATCAGACACCGTTGCTCAGGGTTATGGTTCACTCGGGTTAATGACTTCAGTTTTGATGACACCAGATGGAAAGGTTGTTGAATCTGAAGCTGCACACGGCACTGTTACTCGTCACTACCGTGATCACCAAAAGGGCAAGGCGACTTCTACAAATCCAATTGCATCAATCTTTGCGTGGACTCGTGGTCTTGCACACCGTGCAAAGCTAGATAACAACGCCGATCTTGCTAAGTTCTGCGACACCCTCGAGCGCGTTTGTATCGAGACTGTTGAGCAAGGCAAGATGACTAAGGATTTATCACTGTTGATTTCAAATGATGCTCCATATCAAACTACACAGGAGTTCTTGAATTCAATCGATGAAAACCTAAAAAAAGCTATGGCATAA
- the purN gene encoding phosphoribosylglycinamide formyltransferase: MAARVVLLASGSGSLAQAIIDAEELDIEIVALISDNPDAHALTRAKEANIQTFVIPMKNSRDEWNQGIIQTVVSLSADLVVSAGFMRILPADFVNRFPTINSHPALLPQFPGAHAVRDALAAGVLVTGTTVHWVDDGVDTGPIITQMEVPVLPGDDEATLHERIKKVERGLIVATIALILPTLERNV, encoded by the coding sequence ATGGCTGCTCGTGTTGTGTTGTTGGCTTCAGGTTCAGGCTCTCTTGCCCAAGCAATAATTGATGCAGAAGAACTTGATATTGAAATTGTTGCACTCATTAGTGATAACCCTGATGCACACGCTCTAACACGGGCAAAGGAAGCTAACATCCAGACCTTTGTCATACCTATGAAGAATTCACGCGATGAGTGGAACCAAGGAATCATTCAAACAGTAGTTTCACTATCTGCTGATCTCGTTGTGAGCGCAGGCTTTATGCGAATTTTGCCTGCAGATTTTGTGAATCGCTTTCCAACTATTAATTCTCATCCCGCCTTACTGCCACAGTTTCCTGGTGCCCATGCCGTCCGTGATGCCCTGGCTGCTGGAGTTCTAGTTACTGGCACAACGGTCCACTGGGTTGATGATGGCGTTGATACAGGCCCAATCATTACTCAGATGGAAGTACCAGTGCTGCCAGGAGATGATGAGGCCACACTTCATGAGAGAATTAAGAAAGTTGAACGCGGTCTCATTGTTGCGACCATCGCCCTGATTCTTCCAACTTTGGAGCGCAATGTCTGA
- a CDS encoding DUF6350 family protein has translation MFGRVLGTTMVQVARSIAFVLFPISFIALLAWATAGSATGNTGDPLRAALWIWLGAHQVPFSLALPPANIAGYLSYLPLGAVILPIFAIRSGINRVIDRLDNDTSLLPLARLLFAIEYSVAAMLLSYFSSTQSIKPVWYLAPIFVFPLVLVTAATVGRRLVFGQAVLYGSRALALLLGISSIILGISIFTHLSTVKNLTTVLEPGILGGLLLLLLNILYIPNAVVATLGYFSGAGFAVGSGTMVAPWRFDLNSIPAFPLLGALPTGKSLFALFGIVLVILTGALLASWTIDLNMKILVQSLVVSALMCVVIGIAGSGALLTDAMSAVGVSPWKFTLTLVAELSLGAFLALYLPRLGRR, from the coding sequence ATGTTTGGCCGCGTACTTGGAACCACTATGGTCCAAGTCGCGCGCAGCATTGCCTTTGTTCTATTCCCAATTTCTTTCATAGCACTCCTTGCTTGGGCAACTGCTGGAAGTGCAACTGGAAATACGGGAGATCCGCTGCGTGCAGCGCTATGGATTTGGCTAGGTGCGCATCAAGTACCGTTTTCTCTAGCTCTACCACCAGCAAATATCGCTGGATATCTCTCCTACTTGCCATTAGGCGCAGTTATATTGCCAATTTTTGCAATCCGAAGTGGAATTAATCGTGTCATCGATCGCCTAGATAACGACACGTCATTACTGCCATTGGCTCGACTTCTTTTTGCCATTGAGTACAGCGTTGCCGCAATGCTTCTTTCTTATTTCTCATCAACACAATCTATTAAGCCAGTTTGGTATTTAGCGCCGATCTTTGTCTTCCCACTAGTACTCGTTACTGCAGCAACAGTTGGGCGCCGTTTGGTTTTTGGTCAGGCAGTTTTATATGGTTCAAGAGCTTTAGCGCTATTGCTCGGCATTTCTTCAATTATTCTAGGAATTTCAATATTCACTCATCTCTCAACCGTTAAGAACTTAACGACAGTTCTAGAGCCTGGAATATTAGGTGGGTTGCTGCTACTCCTACTTAACATTCTCTATATTCCAAATGCAGTGGTTGCAACCTTGGGCTATTTCTCCGGTGCTGGTTTTGCCGTTGGTTCAGGAACAATGGTTGCGCCGTGGAGATTTGACCTTAATTCAATTCCAGCTTTTCCATTGCTCGGTGCGTTGCCAACGGGTAAGTCACTCTTTGCTCTCTTTGGAATTGTTCTAGTTATTCTGACAGGAGCCTTACTTGCTAGTTGGACTATTGATTTGAATATGAAAATCTTGGTTCAGAGTTTGGTTGTTAGCGCGCTTATGTGTGTAGTAATTGGAATTGCAGGAAGCGGAGCTCTTTTAACTGATGCGATGTCTGCTGTTGGAGTTTCACCTTGGAAATTCACACTGACATTGGTAGCTGAACTATCCCTGGGTGCATTTCTGGCCCTGTATTTGCCTCGTCTTGGAAGGCGCTAA
- a CDS encoding bifunctional methylenetetrahydrofolate dehydrogenase/methenyltetrahydrofolate cyclohydrolase: protein MSAQILDGKALASKIKGELAIRVTELKSRGITPGLGTVLVGDDPGSHSYVGGKHRDCHEIGINSIRVDLPDSASEADVMAAIKDLNSSKECTGYIVQLPLPKGINTQRVLEAIDPSKDADGLHPMNLGRLVSGYDAPLPCTPHGIVELLTHYGISTKGAEVTVIGRGLTVGRPLGLLLTRKQENATVTLTHTGTKDLTMHTKNADIIVAAIGQAHFLKASMIKPGAVVIDVGISRTDKGLLGDVDPSVMDVASWVAPMPGGVGPMTRAMLVKNVVDACG from the coding sequence ATGAGCGCACAAATTCTGGATGGAAAAGCATTAGCTTCAAAAATCAAAGGCGAATTAGCTATCCGCGTTACTGAACTTAAATCACGCGGAATCACTCCAGGTCTTGGAACAGTCCTTGTGGGTGATGATCCAGGATCACATTCATACGTTGGTGGAAAACACCGCGACTGCCATGAAATTGGTATTAACTCAATTCGCGTGGATCTTCCAGATAGCGCAAGTGAAGCCGATGTTATGGCGGCGATTAAAGATTTGAATTCATCTAAAGAATGCACCGGCTACATCGTGCAGCTTCCATTGCCTAAGGGAATTAACACTCAAAGAGTCCTAGAAGCAATTGATCCATCAAAGGATGCTGATGGTTTGCACCCAATGAACTTAGGCCGCTTAGTTTCAGGTTATGACGCACCGCTACCTTGCACACCTCATGGAATTGTTGAACTCTTAACTCACTATGGAATTAGTACCAAAGGCGCCGAAGTAACTGTCATTGGACGTGGATTAACTGTTGGCCGACCTCTTGGATTATTGCTCACTCGCAAACAAGAAAATGCGACTGTAACTTTGACACACACTGGAACTAAAGATTTAACAATGCATACCAAGAACGCCGACATCATTGTCGCTGCAATTGGACAAGCACATTTCTTGAAAGCTTCAATGATAAAGCCGGGCGCTGTAGTAATTGATGTTGGTATTTCTCGCACTGATAAAGGCTTGCTTGGTGATGTTGATCCATCTGTGATGGATGTGGCTTCATGGGTTGCGCCAATGCCAGGTGGAGTTGGACCAATGACGCGCGCGATGTTAGTTAAGAATGTTGTTGATGCATGCGGATAA